The genome window TCTACTATGGAGAAGACAATTGTAAATGGGCTTGAAGAGGAATATATTGTATTCTAGAGACTTTGACAGAGTAAATTTATATGTGGCTGCATAATGCACATTTATGataagaaacaaagaaaaaaaaaaaaacaatttgcaCAGCCTATTCAGAGTCGCTCTGTTTAAAGTCCACAAGCTTAAAAATACTTTGTGCTCATTTCTACTGTAAAATGTGCGCATACATTATTAGCAAAAGCATCTTTGAATCAGGTCGGTGAAAGATTATACTTTATGTAAACGAAGACCACGTTGAATGGTTAAAATTCATAACCCTACATGAATCCTGAGTGCCTGAGCTCGGGCTTTAATCCAAACACAAACTCTGGTAATCCTTGTCTTGTCCTTGGTTACATTAGCATAATCCCAGTAATGTCCCAGCTCTTGTTTACCAGCATTAGCCTCTTGTTGAGGCGAGTTATAATGACTCCCGCTGATCGACCCCCTCTGCTCCACTCTCCTGGCCCCCGGAACGGCCCCTCCTCCGCTCTCTGGGCCAGATGGAGGGCCCCTCTCAGGCGAGAAGGGTTTCAAGAGCCGGGCTTCAGGACAGTTAATGGCACAGGTCCATTCAGACAAGTGTTGCTCAAGGTCTGGGGGCTGTTGCTTTCACACCACGCTCACAATGTGTTCACAAGCAGGCGACAGCGGCCGTGCTGAATAGCAGCACGCAGATGCAGGGAGGTCTCATCAGCCGCCGTCAACACATGTCCCGTATCTATTATGCGCCGCTGATGGTGCTAAAAAATACCCAGACTGCCTCACGTCTTTATAATAGAGTTAAAGGAGCAtagtggcattttttttttttttttttattgcagtagCATTTAGTGAATTTCATGATGTGTTAACAGTTTAGGTTGAAACAAGACAAGAGTAAGAATAATAAGGATCTTGTGCTTTCGCTCCATTAAACatcacttacttacttatttttCCATTAATAAACGCAATCCCTGACACATGACCATAATGTTGATAACGAGTATGTTAACATGGAAAAATGATATCCTGAATGTGATCCTTCTGCTTTTACCACTCTCCTGGATTTCCTCGTCTTTAAAAGCAAAAGGATCTGAGTGTGACGTTAAAAATTATCCTACGTTATACTCATTTCAGCTTTTATAACATTaacgtattattattaattatcatcaCACTATGAGATGCTGCCTCTTAAGTGCAGCATAccattttttaactgatgttacaaataaacattaaactatTTGTGGCTtagcataaacaaacaaaaaataattattaattgacgtttcagtccactagaggGTGCCATGTGCTCAGTCTCACGTGAGATACAGCAATATCGTACAATGGCACGTAGGTTTAGGTGTTTGCATAAACTGCATCAGTTGACGAGGCGATTCTGGATCATATTTACCAGCGCTAAaccataacaataataatatagataTGGAGATGTTGCAAAGCCGCATTCATTCATACGGGAACAACTCAAACCCAAAACTGTCTGTGTGGAAACATTCAATTAGGCGAATTAGAGACAATATGTTTCCTTTAGAAGTTTGCGGAGTAGTTTCCAATCACGAAACCCGACGACATGCACAAGATTTCAAGTCTGATGAGACGGCGGTCATACCTAAAATGTGTGATCTGATACTCTAGCAGAGCCATGAGACGACTTCTGATGGCCTCaaactcctccttctcctctgcgGTCACAGTCCCCATCCCATCAggcctggaaaaacaaaacacacaggacacagtCAGTCCACTTCCATCTTAACCAAATGTGGGAATGTGAGGATATGAGACCATTAGTTCATCTTTTTAAGTGGCGGTCAGCACAAACCTTTAATAGGTCAAAATAAACTCTTATCAGTATGTTTTCCCAGGAGCAGCAGTTTCTAAGACACGTCCAAATGTTCAGAGTCATAGATAAAACCTGGCCAGAGCTGCACTCAAGACACCATCTGTTAAATGTGTCTATATACAATTGCATGATGAGCATTTCAGTTCATGATGTAGCcttaatctgttttattttgttctgaTCCAATGGactgtatgtttctgtgtttagtTACTGTTTTGATCGATTTTTTAACTTTCTGCTAATATATTGCTAcatgttatatttttttatgatgacaTGTAATTATTGGTAGCCATCAAAGGAACTGTAGGAAATTAGCTGCGGCTGAACACGTCTGTACAGAGAATCGGGGGGAGGACGCGCGGGGGTGTCGCTTCTGTTGTGCTGTCGCGGTTCTTCTGCACTTGTCCCTTTcttaaacacatgaataaatacacttaaataaaacagacagaacaTGACTGAGTCAACATGTTGTTctgaaatgtaataatgtaaaaattatcaaTTCATATAGTTCTCTTTTCAGTTCGGGTACAACAATGGCTTATTCCATTGTTTAAGAAACCAAAATATCCTGCATTTTCACTACAAATACCAAGACATTTCCTATTGCTTGTGAAGCCTTAGAAAATAGGCcgggctcttttttttttttctttcccactcAAAGTTTGACTGCTTGTTTTCACCAAACTAACTGGTCGAGCAGCCAAACTCTCCACGCTGACCTCAAAGTCAACCAATCAAACAGAGAGCTGCTcaggctcctcttcctcctccacaactcACACGGCCAACAGGAGGAGagtcaacaaagaaaaaactgttAGCTGAGGGCTTCATTAATGTTTGTAAAGCTTTCATTCCCTTCTTGCCTTTGTCTGAATAGGCACTCTGgcaaaaaaggggaaaaaatgcaaTCAGGACCCAGAGCGACCAGCCTTGACTTTGTGGGCTTTCTCTGTGCAGCTGAAAGAGAAAAGCACCCTCTCTAAACGGCACTCGCAGTCGCCAGAGGGAAGAAGCGGGGAGGTTGTCTGTTAATGAGTTGTTCTTATAAAAGACTTCACTGGTTCAGCACCGGACCACTGTGCCTTGACTACCAACAACTTCGCTCAGCTCATCGCAGCACGTTTCTGAAttgagaataaaaatgtgacgAGAAAGGACGAGCGGcaggtgagaagaagaagacactgaACCATCCCGGCTGCACGTCCATCGCGATCAGTACAACGAGAACACTTTAACTAGACAAGTGCctcaatgacaatgacaataataatgcaTTAGACGTATAATATGTATTATACGTGTGCGCCATCCCAAAAccaataattaaaatatcatctttaaattaaatcccacagatacagtatataatacaatttgataaaaagaaataatataatgacagaaaaatgaattatatatttatataatttgaagaacaaaaaggataaaataaaatatagttgCATGGATAATATTAAAGACATAAAAGGTAAAGTACAATCAACTACAGtaaaatgaattatattatAAACCTAAACCATTTTAAGTGAAgatattttaaaagataaattgGATTTCATTGCAattaatgaatataaaacactaagcacaacaaaacatttaaaaatgatactAATTATTATAATGCGCTCAGTTTGTCCTACAGGTTTATTTGAAAGTCCCCGTGCTATTTCCTCAGACAGGCTGTTGTTAAGAGTGCGAAGGCCATAGATGAGATGCAGGATGACAACAGGAAGTCGTCACGTATTGTGCGAGAACGACGACGCATCTCTTCAGCTCCACTCCTCTCAATTCATCCGGTAATAAGAGGCAGCTCTCCCTGCACAACAGCACTTGTCAGCACAACTTCTAAACCCTGTTGTTCCCCAAATCTGTCAATTCATTACCCTCACACCCCCGACACTTCCCAAAGCCCCCTATTTAACAAGCACCAGTTCATCTTTCGGGAACACAGCAGAGTCCTCAGGGTGGGGTAAGCAGTGTGTGTCACGTTCATGTTGAACAaggctctctcgctctccctcacacacacacacacacacacacacacacaaacggagACTACAGCAGATGTCTTTCACCACTTCTGTCTATCAGATTTGGTTTCAGTGATCAGCAGATCACGAGGTGACGGAAGAGAAAaatgactgacactgacacttttGCAGCTCACTGTTACTTTTAAACACTGTGGCCCACAACATATTATTTCATCAAGAAAATGATTTCATCAAGCAGTTAACTCTCCAAACCAAAACTTAATATTTTACATCCACAAACTTTcccaaggggaaaaaaagcaggttctgcttatttaaaacacataaataaataatgaaacaaatatgaaatgaattacAATAGTCATGTATATAAAGAATGTCAGCTGTAAAGTGACAACACTAATCATTTTACAGTTGTACATGAATGCACTACTTGAGTGgacacgttttcttttttcccaggATTCAAAACTTTTGAAAAGATTTACACACAAATCAGCAAACTCCATGTGATGGAAGCtcaaaaaacattgtgtttctcACAAGCAGCTCATTGAGAAGTTCCTCacaatatacactgtatatgtacgCAAAACAAAGCATTCTCCTGCAACGGTCAGTCATCCTCTGAACTTCCTCTGAGTCAAACTGTGACAGGAAACTAATCAGACAAGGAACAAGTTGGCGAGAAGCCAAATGTGAAacgcagagcagagcagagtgagCTGTTTGGTATCGCTCTTCACTCTGCCATTAAATCCACTCAGATGCTTGTTCATGCGTGGGGAGGGATGCGACAGCTTGTCGAGCTTCAGACACATTGTTGCCGCTAAATGAAGCGAGCATGTTGGAGCCACGGCTGCTGTCAGTGGAGCTtcagggtggggggggggggagacgaagagggaggaggaggaggaggaggggagtggGGGGCGGACTCAGGTTAGACTGTTTACACTCAGCGGTAAACGCTTGGCCAGCACCACACGCCTGCAGCTGTTTGGTTCTGATGTGGGCTGGCGAGTGAAAGTGAGTGGTGCTCGCCGAAAGCGCCGCCGTGGCGCAGGGTGCACCGGGCGCCACTTCACCTCCGCGGTGTGGAAGGAGATGAAGCTGAGCAGGTGATGGGTATTATGCCTCCCGGAGATGGGGGCTCTGTTGTGAATGGTTGGGGTAAAGATTGTCACATCCCATGTGGTGTGGATGGCTCAGACGGAGAGATCCAAGGGTGACAGGTGAGAGGGGACGGGAGGCCCATCCCTCCGAAGCTCTGCTAATGCTCCTTTTAACCCTGATCTCAGTTTAACCACCACTCATCAAActgtcacagagctgcacaagaTGAGTCAAGAGTCACGTTCTTCCTTCCTGCCCTCCGTTTGTTTGTTCCATCAAACTCTGCAGCAAAAACACCAGTTTACTACGCCCCGAATTGCCCAGATGCCGCACCTTTTACGTTACAGTATAAATACGCCACGCTGTCAGTCACGGGGAGAAAGCAGCACTTGCAGATGTGGAGGTGAATCATGGGAGCAACAAAAGATCTTCAGATGCTTCTggttgcatttatttttaaacatgcttTTTGTAATGTGGTTAATTATCTGGTTCCACTGAGGAGTCGCCAGCGTCTGACTCAGATTGAGACGTGATACCTTCCACAGGCATTGTTGTTATTTCCAGCTGCCACTTTGAGATGACCACTAAAGAACGAAGAGAACAGACATTTCCAATCTGCTGCAGAGTGAACTTCACTTGGCACACTGCAATAAGAATGTGCATTCCAATCTGTGGTAAAAACTGTTCTTTACAGAAGGGCTGTTCAGATTGACTGATAACAAAATACCCAGGGAGAAATGTGTAATGTTTTTCAAGCATTTATCCAGTCAATGCAAGATTTGGTATGGAGTTCTGATAATATATCTAATAAAATGCTTGCTTTGGATGCAATAAAATTATCATATAAGCAAATGCACACAGTTGGCACTGTTTACAAAACGCAACAGGGACCTGCTTCAAACTgtctgactgaatgaatgattttttcTACTGCTCGTTATCATTTATTATCAACTTAATGTAGCTTATGGATGGGGCATCAAAATCACCTCTGAATTTTTGCCAAagcctgcagctgctgaaagCAACTACAtttctgattaaaaacatgGTGACACTGACAGGAATAAAAATTTAACCAAAGTTTTAGGTGTCAATTCATCTGAAATTCAACTTTTGACCCCATCCACAATGGTTTAAACATCTCTCTCCACAAAACATGAGAGCGACCGTTTCCTCAGTTTGAAAACGAGAGTTCTGTTAAAGGCAAACACTGATATATTCTGAAAATATCGCCTTGAATTATTAGTCAAGTACTCTCCTGCTGATCAGTCGGTGGCGTCTCTTTTTGTCCCATCTGTCTCCTGTTGTAGTTACATCTTTGTCGAGCAGCCTCTCAGGAAACCCGAGTTCtgtaattaagtttttttttttccacctccgAGTCTGCCAGCCATCCAAAAACCTCTTTTTCCCATCCACACCCACTCAGGCAGCTCCAGGAGCCCTGAATGGGCATCAATTATTCAAATTAGAGCTCCAACTGACAAAAAGCCAATTCCAGTTATCCCCCCCAATTTATATGTGGCGATTAGCTGGAGAAGCTAATCATTATGCTTTCTAATTGACTAAATGAGTCgacaaagagagaaagcacATATATCAGTAATTACAAGCCAGGGAGTCAAGCAGGGGCTTCTGGGAGTGAAGTGGAGAACTGAACTGCTGGAGCGGCGCTGATGCCAACAAGTGGCTAAAAGACACTTCTGTTGCTCATATCTGGGAGTTTCCTGCTGACGAACGGGGGCCTGAAGGTTGCGAAAACTGTGCTGCCCTTGCAGTCCACTCAAGAAAAATTTGAGCATCACTCGCTTTGCAAGTGGTAGTGGGCAAAAATCTTTATGTTCAAGTGGAATAAAGTCTTGAATCAGCTGTAGGAAATGACTTGACTGCAACGGGAGTTAAGAGACGCGTGCAAGGTGCAAGTTGGTGTCAgtttaaaataatgacaatataaaATAGGTTTAGTGGATATGAGTTGAGGAGATGGACAGCCTTGGGTAAATTAGTTGTCTTCTACACATGTAATAGGATGGGGAAAAATCTGGGATTGCTTAAAGCCCCAGAGCccagttaaaatgaaatattgatgaGAACCTTCAGTGGCTTCCCAgccacaaacaaataaacaaacatgttataTTGGCATGTACAGCAAAGTTGTTCTACTAAGGGATCCAACATCTGGATTTCAACAGTGATGGATGGGACGTGTGTTTGCATGAATCCCTGCTGCGATTCTTACAGCTGTGTGGGCTGGTGTACCTGTTCCCGTGGACGTGGGAGACGCAGAAGGCATAGCTGTAGTGCAGCAGCATGGGGTCAACCAGTGTGCTGTTCTCCGAATAGTCCATCAaacccttcaggtagctcagGTGACGGTGGCAACCTCGGACGCCGTACCGTGCGCAGTATTCGTCCAGGACGAACACCTGACCAGGACTGAACCAAccctgaaggaaaaacaaaacacacacacacacacacacctgaccgGTCAGTTCCGCATACATCTCTCTGGTGTTCAAGACAGCCATTAGAGCCAGATGTTCAGAAATAAGGGAGGAAGTGGAAGGAGACTCTAGCCTGTAAATCTATTAAACACCAAAACTACACAAAATTGCAAAATCTCTTTCATAGCCATATTGATATGGAATTTGATcagaaatgaaattaaacaggGACCTGGTAAATCTAAACCAAACGTATTCAAGAAATCAATAGCAATACCCAGCCC of Solea senegalensis isolate Sse05_10M unplaced genomic scaffold, IFAPA_SoseM_1 scf7180000015078, whole genome shotgun sequence contains these proteins:
- the LOC122761921 gene encoding calcium-dependent secretion activator 2-like, producing MLEPRLLSVELQGGGGDEEEEEEEEEEWGVCRLSCLVLMSADEESRRSGARRKRRVGRGTGVITTPRKGDEAMGWFSPGQVFVLDEYCARYGVRGCHRHLSYLKGLMDYSENSTLVDPMLLHYSYAFCVSHVHGNRPDGMGTVTAEEKEEFEAIRSRLMALLEYQITHFRYDRRLIRLEILCMSSGFVIGNYSANF